The Bremerella cremea sequence GGAGCGCGGCGGCGTCATGGTCTTCAACGCAAATCCAAGGCTTAACTTCGGGCACAAGGGCTTGTTTCGCCGGAGCATCGGAAGCGGATGAAAAGCCGCTGCTACGAAGAACGATCATCCGACTCGTTGGCATCGCGCAGGCACTAAAATCGGTCGAAATGGAAACAGACCAGTCGCACTCACGCCCCATTTTTCGCCAGGATACCGGCTGGGGGATCGGTTGTAGTCTGGCCAAGCGATCCATTGTCCGTTGAATGCTGGCCTGGGAACCGGTCATCTGTTCTTCATGCGTTCCAAAATCGAGTACAACGACGTTATGTTGTTGGGCGAGTTCCGTCGCGATACTCGCGGCAATTCGGATGGCCCATTCAAACGTGCTATCGGGGCCAAACCCTTGATGCGAATTGCGATCAAGATCAACATAGATGCGCGCCCGCGTTTGGGCCGATCCTTGGCGTTCCGAAACGATGAACCGACCGTGCCGGGCCGTCAGCGACCAATGGATTGTGCGTAGCGAATCTCCCTGTCGAAAAGGCCGAACGCCCGTGCGTTCTCCTTCCTGACCGGTCCGTTGATCGCTGGGCGAGGTTACGCTGCGATGGTTGCCTTGCGGTAGAGGAAAGTTCGACAGGCGAAAGGTCTTTGGCCAGACGGTCAGTTCCTGCTGGACCTTCACTAGTCGCTTGGCTTTCCAAAGTCCAAAGGGGAATTCGGTAACAATCCGTGGCGGTGCTTGAGGGTACACGCCACGCTGCAGTGGTTGAAAACGCCAGACGAATTCGCATCGCGACCAACCAGGAATGCGTGCCAAAGCCACTGCAGCTTCGTTACTATCGTTGGATGAGTCGTCAATAAAGAAACCGTTCTCAATCGCCAAACCCCAGACAGGGATGGGCCAACGATTGCCAATTTCGACGACCACTTCCGCCTTTTCGCCTTCGCAGCAACGTCGCGTGCGGAACTTCAATTCGCACGAAACACCTCGCAGCCCGATCCATGGCCAAACCACGCCCAGTCCAACCACGGCCAGAATCGTCAGCAATAGCACGTAACCTTGGGGTGTCACGAAGATCCCCATCGCCAGTGCCACAGCTGCGAGGATAAGCAGAATGCCGATGGGCGTTTTCAGCCAATAGACATATTTGTTTGCCCACGGCGTATAGTCGCTCGTCAACCAGGCCCAGCGGCTGGCAGACGCGTGTGTGTTACTCATCTTCGATGATTCCTAAACCGTATGCAGACCAGGCATGCGCAC is a genomic window containing:
- a CDS encoding DUF58 domain-containing protein, with product MSNTHASASRWAWLTSDYTPWANKYVYWLKTPIGILLILAAVALAMGIFVTPQGYVLLLTILAVVGLGVVWPWIGLRGVSCELKFRTRRCCEGEKAEVVVEIGNRWPIPVWGLAIENGFFIDDSSNDSNEAAVALARIPGWSRCEFVWRFQPLQRGVYPQAPPRIVTEFPFGLWKAKRLVKVQQELTVWPKTFRLSNFPLPQGNHRSVTSPSDQRTGQEGERTGVRPFRQGDSLRTIHWSLTARHGRFIVSERQGSAQTRARIYVDLDRNSHQGFGPDSTFEWAIRIAASIATELAQQHNVVVLDFGTHEEQMTGSQASIQRTMDRLARLQPIPQPVSWRKMGRECDWSVSISTDFSACAMPTSRMIVLRSSGFSSASDAPAKQALVPEVKPWICVEDHDAAALQLLSQWTIKGREAWCGS